The Paraburkholderia largidicola DNA segment TATCGTTTTCGACGTGCTGCGCGACGATGATCTGCTGACGCTTGGACGCCTGATCTCGGCGCGTTCGCAGCGTGCGCCGCTGCTGGCCGTAGGCGCGAGCAGCGTCGCGCAGGCATGGTGCGCTGCCGATGGCGCGTCGGCTGGATGCCGGGAACGTGAAGCGCCGCCGCTCGGCCGCGCGCAAGGGCCCGTATTCGCGCTCGCGGGCAGCCTGTCGCCCGTCACGGCGGCGCAGATCGAAGCCACCCGCTCGTACTGGAAGATCGAACTCGATCCGCTCGCGTGCGACGGCGATACGCTGCGTTTCAAAGCCGCGCCCATCGTCGACATGCTGCGCGACGGACGCAATGTGCTCGCGTTCACGCGCCGCCCGCACGCATCGGCGCGTGACGCGCAGCAGGTGGACGCAAGCCGCGAGCAGACTGCGCATGCGTGCGCGGCGCTGCTGCGCGACGTGGTGCGCGCGGCGAGGCCACGACGCATCGGCATTGCGGGCGGCGACACATCGAGCCATGCGGTCCAGGCACTCGATGCGTGGGGTCTGTCCTATCGCGCGCCGCTGACGGCGGGCGTCACCGTCTGCCGCCTGCATGCCGACGAGCCCTGGCTCGACGGCACCGACATCATGTTCAAAGGCGGGCAGATGGGCGACGTGGATGTCCTCGAACGGCTGATCGAAGGCTGAATGCGCGTTGTGCGCGTCAGCCCTCCAGCTTCGACATCACCGACGTCGCCGGATCGTACTGGTAGCCCTTTTGCGCGAGTTGCTGGGTCATCGTCGCGCCGATCAGCTTCTTCTGCGCTTCCCTGAACACCAGTTCATGATCGGGCTTGAGACGCTCCAGTTCGAATGACAGCCTGCGCAAGAGCGCGACTTCGCCGGTGCTGCGCGCGTCGATGAAGAGGATTTTTTCGTTCGCCTGGTCGAGCCGCTGCTTGATGTCCTTCGCGTACGTCACCCATTGCTCGGCGTTCGCGCGAAGCTCGTTGTAGGCCTTCGTGTGAGTCTTCGCCTGAGCCGCGATCTGGCGTTGCAAGGACGCGAGTTCTTCCGCGACATCGGCTCCGCCCGGCAGTTCGCCGCCTTGCGCA contains these protein-coding regions:
- a CDS encoding four-carbon acid sugar kinase family protein codes for the protein MSASYGFYGDDFTGATDTLAHLARAGRKSLLFLAPPSQARLASVGPLDAIGIAGAARAMPPAAMADELARVGACFAALGVRVMHYKVCSTFDSAPDVGNIATAVATLRRYVDNPFVAIVGGQPGLLRYCAFGQLFAASGGDTRAVHRIDRHPTMSRHPVTPMHEADLRLHLEAQGMRDVASVDWRAYAMPFDELEAMVDAKVALGSSAIVFDVLRDDDLLTLGRLISARSQRAPLLAVGASSVAQAWCAADGASAGCREREAPPLGRAQGPVFALAGSLSPVTAAQIEATRSYWKIELDPLACDGDTLRFKAAPIVDMLRDGRNVLAFTRRPHASARDAQQVDASREQTAHACAALLRDVVRAARPRRIGIAGGDTSSHAVQALDAWGLSYRAPLTAGVTVCRLHADEPWLDGTDIMFKGGQMGDVDVLERLIEG